A region of the Agrobacterium sp. RAC06 genome:
GATTGGCAACCAGTGTGCCGAGCGTGGTATCGCCGACCGACAGGCCGACCATCAGCGAAAAGGTGAAGGTGCCGTTGACGAGGATCTGGCCGAATTCGCTCGCCTTCGCCGCTTCAACATCGAGGTGCAGCGGCTGCGGATTGTGGGTCATCAGCGTGAACATCAGGTTGTCCGTTTCGGTCACAGTGCGCCGGATCTCGTGAGAGATCCTGTCGCCCAGTTTCCAGTCTTCGAAATAGCGTCCGGCCATCATCCGTCTCCCTCGATCCTGACGAGCAGGCTGCCCTCGACGACCTGGCTGCCCAGGCAGGCTTTCAGTTCGGCAACTGTGCCATCGAAAGGCGCATGCAGCACCTGCTCCATTTTCATGGCCTCGATGGCGATCAGCGGCTGGCCGCGTTTGACGAGG
Encoded here:
- a CDS encoding MaoC family dehydratase; translation: MAGRYFEDWKLGDRISHEIRRTVTETDNLMFTLMTHNPQPLHLDVEAAKASEFGQILVNGTFTFSLMVGLSVGDTTLGTLVANLGYDKVVMPKPVFIGDTMRAESEIADLRESRSRPTAGIVTFRHELFNQRGELVCQCLRSALVSRRPQ